One Nocardia iowensis DNA window includes the following coding sequences:
- a CDS encoding glutaminyl-peptide cyclotransferase, with protein MKRNRRSLAIGVLVGLVIWSGCGAAEEASPTMNIEVVATRSHDPRAFTQGLEIDGDVLYEGTGLSGASSVRATNLHTGVELARADLPAPYFGEGLTVTEGTLWQLTWQDHVAFARDPVTLAERGRVPYEGEGWGLCTRSGRLVMSDGTDTLTFRDPVTFAPTGSVRLTSHQTARLNELDCAEDGSVYANDWPTNNILRIDPDTGDVLAVIDASPLVPPIPLMGEDALNGIAQIPGTDRFLLTGKNWPTTFEVRFVPA; from the coding sequence ATGAAACGCAATCGGCGTTCGTTGGCCATAGGTGTGCTGGTCGGTCTGGTCATCTGGAGCGGGTGCGGCGCCGCTGAAGAAGCGTCGCCCACGATGAATATCGAGGTCGTGGCCACCCGGTCGCACGATCCGCGAGCATTCACCCAGGGGCTGGAAATCGACGGGGATGTGCTCTACGAAGGCACCGGGTTGTCGGGCGCGTCGAGCGTGCGGGCGACGAACCTGCACACCGGCGTCGAACTCGCCAGGGCCGACCTGCCCGCGCCGTACTTCGGCGAGGGACTGACGGTGACGGAGGGCACGCTGTGGCAGCTGACGTGGCAGGACCACGTCGCATTCGCCAGGGACCCGGTGACCCTGGCCGAACGCGGCCGGGTGCCTTACGAGGGCGAGGGGTGGGGTCTGTGCACCCGCTCAGGTCGGCTGGTGATGAGCGACGGCACCGACACGCTGACTTTCCGTGATCCGGTGACCTTCGCGCCGACCGGCTCGGTCCGGCTCACCAGTCACCAGACCGCGCGGCTCAACGAACTCGACTGCGCCGAGGACGGTTCGGTGTACGCCAACGATTGGCCGACCAACAACATCCTGCGCATCGATCCGGACACCGGCGACGTGCTCGCCGTGATCGATGCGAGCCCGCTGGTCCCGCCGATCCCGCTGATGGGTGAGGACGCGCTCAACGGGATCGCCCAGATCCCCGGCACCGACCGGTTCCTGCTCACCGGCAAGAACTGGCCGACGACCTTCGAAGTCCGGTTCGTCCCCGCCTGA
- a CDS encoding DUF3027 domain-containing protein, giving the protein MSAVSVSESGVRPILADAVDLARRALLELEPAGVGAHLGVAAEDDSAATHRFEATLPGYRGWQWAVVVAAAPDAGYATVSESALLPGPDALVAPDFVPWDQRIRPGDLAPGDLLAPPPNDPRLVPGYVATGDPVVDEVAQEIGLGRTQVMSLDGRLAAAERWYAEFGPDTEMAKAAPSTCGLCGFYLPLAGSLRAAFGVCGNAMGADGHVVHAEYGCGAHSDTVAPTGGGSPLYEAFDDAAVEIIPTEALVAPEAPAEAAPAADSTPAAVEPSDATAAPDTGSAAATAADVEPTELAAAQDVAAEAPGGEAESAAAAQVAPTAEVAVADAATADATATPDVDAVAAAEAPAAEVDSTDVAVAPNDTDAAPNTEASSTDVESSDAPAVPGSEAVSNVDASDTVAGSVDAADVVEVPHVDAAAAVETGSVVEGLEVAPGVADALSAAARGGGESAAAAAGIESASTGQDAAAGAAVAAAESSVEAAEPSEAETIDADSGSDVAAEGTDAVADEPVVGGEAEAAGGRAVESSPQS; this is encoded by the coding sequence GTGAGCGCAGTTTCTGTTTCTGAGTCCGGTGTCAGGCCGATTTTGGCCGATGCCGTCGATCTGGCCCGCCGTGCGCTCCTGGAGTTGGAACCAGCCGGTGTCGGGGCGCATCTCGGCGTGGCTGCCGAGGACGACAGCGCGGCAACCCACCGTTTCGAGGCCACCCTGCCCGGCTATCGCGGCTGGCAGTGGGCGGTCGTGGTGGCGGCAGCACCCGACGCCGGCTATGCGACGGTGAGTGAATCGGCGCTGCTACCCGGCCCGGATGCCTTGGTCGCGCCCGACTTCGTGCCGTGGGATCAGCGGATCCGGCCCGGTGATCTGGCGCCAGGTGATCTGCTCGCCCCGCCGCCGAACGACCCGCGCCTGGTGCCCGGCTACGTCGCCACCGGCGACCCGGTTGTCGACGAGGTCGCCCAAGAGATCGGCCTCGGCCGCACCCAGGTGATGAGCCTCGATGGCCGCTTGGCGGCCGCTGAGCGCTGGTACGCCGAGTTCGGACCCGACACCGAGATGGCCAAGGCGGCGCCGTCCACCTGCGGCCTCTGCGGCTTCTACCTCCCGCTCGCCGGTTCCCTGCGCGCGGCCTTCGGTGTCTGCGGCAACGCCATGGGCGCCGACGGACACGTCGTGCACGCCGAATACGGCTGCGGCGCCCATTCCGACACCGTCGCCCCCACCGGCGGTGGTTCGCCGCTGTACGAAGCGTTCGACGACGCGGCAGTGGAAATCATCCCGACCGAGGCGCTGGTCGCGCCGGAGGCACCGGCCGAGGCGGCCCCCGCTGCCGATTCGACCCCCGCCGCGGTCGAGCCGAGTGATGCGACGGCCGCACCGGACACCGGGTCCGCGGCAGCCACTGCTGCTGATGTCGAGCCGACTGAGCTTGCCGCCGCGCAGGATGTCGCCGCGGAGGCGCCCGGTGGCGAGGCCGAATCCGCAGCCGCTGCCCAGGTTGCGCCGACTGCGGAGGTGGCTGTCGCCGACGCCGCGACGGCAGACGCGACGGCTACGCCGGATGTCGACGCGGTCGCTGCTGCGGAAGCGCCTGCCGCCGAGGTTGACTCGACCGATGTAGCAGTTGCCCCGAACGATACCGATGCGGCGCCGAACACCGAGGCGTCGTCCACGGACGTCGAATCGTCAGATGCTCCAGCTGTGCCGGGTTCGGAAGCTGTATCGAATGTGGACGCGTCCGACACCGTCGCCGGGTCGGTCGATGCCGCAGATGTCGTAGAGGTGCCGCATGTGGATGCCGCGGCTGCCGTCGAAACCGGCAGCGTTGTCGAGGGTCTCGAGGTCGCGCCCGGCGTTGCTGACGCGTTGAGTGCGGCTGCGCGGGGCGGTGGCGAGAGTGCCGCCGCTGCTGCGGGAATCGAGTCCGCGTCGACCGGTCAGGACGCGGCGGCCGGTGCTGCGGTGGCGGCAGCCGAGTCGAGCGTCGAGGCAGCTGAGCCGAGCGAGGCAGAAACCATCGACGCTGACAGTGGCTCCGACGTCGCCGCGGAAGGTACGGATGCCGTGGCGGACGAGCCGGTTGTCGGTGGCGAGGCCGAGGCGGCCGGGGGCCGGGCGGTCGAGTCATCGCCACAGAGCTGA